In Gemmatimonadota bacterium, the genomic window CCCTGGGAACTCGTGGCTGATATCCCCAAAGGAACTACCCCATCCAACACGGAATACGCACCCAACACGCCCTGGACATCGCCCACGATCTCCTACGCCGATGGGGGAACCTACACCTATCGAGATGTAGAATCAGTGCCCGGTTTCAGGTACTGGTATTCGGTGCGCACCTACGATTCCGGACACAGCGACTGGAACGGCACAGGCCGAGCCATTCCATCTCTGGAATCCGGACACAGCGCACCCGAACAGCGCATGAATGTTTCGAGAAGCCCCATCGTGATTGCAACCCCTGAAAAAGACGCGCTATCCGAACAGGTGCGCGTGGTCCCCAATCCCTTTCGGGACGACCCGGGAGATGCCGACCACAGGTATCCACCTGCCAGCAACAATATTCGCTTTGTCAACATACCCCGAAAAGCAAAAATCTCCATCTTTTCAATCTCCGGAGATTTGATCGCCGTCATCAACCACCCGCAGCGCACCACCGACCCCGACCGGGGTGAAGCCACCTGGGATCAGCGCACGCGCACATTTTCCGGGCGCGTCGCCGCCGGACGCTACTACTACGTGGTAGAATCTCTGGTTGCTGGCGAAACGGGCAAAAAGCAGACCGGGATGTTTATGATCATCAAATAGTGCAAAGGAGGAACACGTGAAACGCTTACAAACAACACTCGTCCTGGTCTTCACTGCCTTTGCCCTATCGGCAACAGGCGCAGAGGCCGGGCTCAAAAAACTCGGCAATGCCGGATTCACCTTCCTCAAAGTCTCCCAAAGCGCGCGCGCAGTTGCCATGGGCGATGCGTACACCGCAGTGGGCACGGGTATTGATGCCATGTACTGGAATCCAGCGGGCATCACGCAAATCAATCGCGCCGCTTTTAGCCTGGGATACAACAAGTGGATGGTCAATTCCAAATTTTATTCGGGGGCTTTTGCCTATAACCTGGGCACGCAGACCATAGGCATCACGGTCTTGTCTTTCACACCCGACGAATTTGAAGAAACCACCATTTTCCAGCCCAATGGCACGGGCAATATCATTAAAGACAGCGACTTTGCCATTGGCCTGACTTATGCCATCAAATTCACCGACCGATTGTCATTTGGTGCCCAGGGCCGGTATATTCAAGAGACGCTCTATACCGATGTCAACAGCGGTCTGGATATCTCCATAGGCACACTCTTTTACACCGGGTTCCGGTCTTTGCGTTTGGCCATGACACTGAAGAATTTCGGACAGGATATCGTCATCATCGACGATACGGCCTTCCGCCCCCTCATCTACAGCATCGCGGCTTCGATGGAACTCTACGGCAACCTGGGCGATCCAGTTTCGCTTACCGTAGCTGCGGAAAATGCCTTCTTTGTCGATTTTGAAGGCCGCATTCACGCGGGTGCCGAACTCTGGTTGCACAATATTCTCGCACTGCGCGGTGGCTGGAAATTCAATAACGACACCGAGAGTTTTGCCCTCGGTTTTGGCCTCAAATACTCGGTCAATGAGCGCCCCTTCACTCTGGACTTTGCATATAGCGACATGGGCGAGTTATTGGATCCCACCTATCGGATAAATATCGGCGGTTCCTTCTGAGTTGCGATATGAAACATATCCTTTTGTCGCTGTGTCTCGTACAGGTGCTCCTCGCGCCAATTTCGGGAGAAGATATGCCCGTTATGGCGCGGGGGGCCATTCCGTTCTGGATCGACAGAGCGGGTTTTGATACGCCAGACAGCCTGAACTACGGCGAACTATATCTCCAGTATCCGTGTCGGCACCTTACCTTCAGAGCATTGAACGACCGCCAACAAGCTGCTTATCGCGTAGAAGCCACCTTTTTCTCCAGGCGCGATAGCATGCCCTTCAAATGGGAAAAACAGATCGTCACAGACGCGGGAACAGATCTGGGCGATCAAATGATTACAGAGGCACTGAGCTTCAGAATTGCTCCCGGCACCTACGGGGTTCGCGTTCGCCTGAAAGATTTGCAGGCCAATGCCGAAGGCATCTGTGAACTCGCCTTTACAATGCCCGAATTTGACAACGCCGCCCCGACCATAAGCGACATCCAGTTTGCCCACCGGATTGACGCCGCAAACACACAGACCACCGGAAATCTGATCAAGAACGGGTTCAAAATCGTTCCCAACGCGCGCAGGTCAATCGCGACCACTTTAAACATCTACTTTGAAGTCTATGGCCTTGCCGCAGGTGAAGGACGCGCTGCAACTT contains:
- a CDS encoding PorV/PorQ family protein, whose product is MKRLQTTLVLVFTAFALSATGAEAGLKKLGNAGFTFLKVSQSARAVAMGDAYTAVGTGIDAMYWNPAGITQINRAAFSLGYNKWMVNSKFYSGAFAYNLGTQTIGITVLSFTPDEFEETTIFQPNGTGNIIKDSDFAIGLTYAIKFTDRLSFGAQGRYIQETLYTDVNSGLDISIGTLFYTGFRSLRLAMTLKNFGQDIVIIDDTAFRPLIYSIAASMELYGNLGDPVSLTVAAENAFFVDFEGRIHAGAELWLHNILALRGGWKFNNDTESFALGFGLKYSVNERPFTLDFAYSDMGELLDPTYRINIGGSF